A region from the Serinus canaria isolate serCan28SL12 chromosome 10, serCan2020, whole genome shotgun sequence genome encodes:
- the SLTM gene encoding SAFB-like transcription modulator isoform X7, with product MAAAASAPAAAAAGAPAAPAAPPTESKRISDLRVIDLKSELKRRNLDITGVKTVLIARLKQAIEEEGGDPDNIEISVSADTPTKKPTKGKGKKQEADELTGDASVEEDSFVKESELETQDASDQDGNDELKDFKESVEDENLNSKELPSAEKKRYHDLEPVETTEDVEKDSESQENEGPDIEDYTFPAVHDGEDEENEKEESLAEADHTAHEEMEANTSVKEAEDDNISVTIQAEDAITLDFDGDDLLETGKNVKITDSEASKPKDVQDTISQSLEKESKDYEVTENHKDGKKEDCVKGDPVKKEARESSKKAESGDKEKDTLKKGPSSTGASGQAKSSTKESKESKTTSKDDKGSASSVSGSSGSSTRNLWVSGLSSNTKAADLKNLFGKYGKVLGAKVVTNARSPGAKCYGIVTMSSSTEVARCIAHLHRTELHGQQISVEKVKGDPSKKELKKESDEKSSSGRSIGDKKTASSDKASKTPSTKKEEKKSEKSEKKESKETKKTEGKDEKSDNGTSGPNQESTKKTEEKKRISGKSPGQVVVLDQTKGDQGHTRTVRRGRFDKPQILRNKERIIQEKVKFREYRGRKDILPFEKMKEQRLREHMVRLERIRRAVELRRRREIAERERRERERIRIMHEREECLQRERERLEIERQKLERERMERERLERERVRIEQERRKEAERIAREREELRRQQQQLRYEQEKRNSLKRPRDVDHRRDDPYWNESKKMALDTDARFGHGSDYSRQQNRFNDFDHRERGRYPESSSVPSSSFDRRDRFVNQGEAKKTRPTARREEPGFERYPKTFSESRRNEPPQARSELRDTDRREVRGDRDERRTVIIHDRPEIPHGRHPRETGSNPPRQTNWKSEGSISTDKRDGRGERPERSGREVSGHVRGAPPGSRSSASGYGGREGERGVMGERGGGQHYNEDRHVVERHSREAGPRKEWHGPSSQGSGYHDTRRMGDGRGGGGMMAPHTSNSSPINRVVQITGNSMQRGSGSGFKPFKGGPPRRF from the exons atggccgccgccgcctccgctcccgccgccgccgctgcggGGGCTCCCGCGGCTCCTGCGGCGCCGCCCACCGAGAGCAAGAGGATCAGCGACCTGCGCGTCATCGACCTCAAGTCAGAGCTGAAGCGGCGCAACCTGGACATCACCGGCGTGAAGACGGTGCTCATCGCCCGGCTCAAGCAG gCTATTGAAGAGGAAGGAGGTGATCCAGATAATATTGAAATAAGTGTTTCAGCTGACACACCCACCAAGAAGCCAACTAAAGGCAAAG GTAAAAAGCAGGAAGCTGATGAATTGACTGGTGATGCTTCAGTGGAAGAGGACTCCTTTGTCAAG GAAAGTGAATTGGAGACTCAAGATGCAAGTGATCAAGATGGAAATGATGAATTGAAAGACTTTAAAGAATCTGTTGAAGATGAGAACTTGAATTCTAAAGAACTACCatctgcagaaaagaaaagatacCATGACCTGGAGCCAGTGGAGACAACAGAAGATGTGGAGAAGGATTCTGAAAGTCAG GAAAATGAAGGTCCAGACATAGAAGATTATACTTTTCCAGCTGTCCAT GATGgggaagatgaagaaaatgagaaag AAGAAAGCCTTGCTGAGGCTGATCACACGGCTCATGAAGAGATGGAAGCTAACACCTCTGTGAAAGAAGCTGAGGATGATAACATATCGGTTACAATCCAGGCCGAAGATGCCATCACTCTGGATTTTGATGGTGATGACCTCCTAGAAACAggtaaaaatgtgaaaattacaGATTCTGAAGCAAGTAAGCCAAAGGATGTGCAGGATACCATTTCAcagagcctggagaaggaaagcaaGGACTATGAGGTGACTGAGAACCATAAAGATGGTAAGAAGGAAGACTGCGTGAAGGGTGATCCCGTCAAGAAGGAAGCCAGAGAAAGTTCAAAGAAAGCAGAATCTGGAGACAAAGAAAAGGATACTTTGAAGAAAGGTCCCTCGTCTACTGGGGCCTCTGGTCAAGCAAAGAG CTCTACTAAGGAATCTAAAGAAAGCAAGACAACATCAAAGGATGATAAAG GAAGCGCGAGCAGTGTTAGTGGTAGCAGTGGAAGCTCAACTAGAAACCTCTGGGTTAGCGGACTGTCTTCCAACACAAAAGCTGCTGacttgaaaaatctctttggcAAATATGGAAAG GTACTTGGTGCAAAGGTGGTCACAAATGCACGAAGCCCGGGGGCAAAATGCTACGGCATAGTAACAATGTCCTCTAGTACAGAAGTGGCCAGGTGCATCGCACACCTGCACCGCACAGAGCTGCACGGACAGCAGATCTCTGTGGAGAAA gtgaaaGGTGATCCCTCCAAAAAAGAATTGAAGAAGGAAAGTGATGAGAAATCTAGTTCGGGTAGGAGCATAGGAGATAAGAAGACTGCATCAAGTGACAAAGCCAGCAA AACTCCGTCAaccaaaaaagaagaaaagaaatcagagaaatctgaaaaaaaagaaagtaaagaaaccaagaaaacaGAAGGTAAAGATGAGAAGAGTGATAATGGAACAAGTGGCCCTAATCAAGAATCCActaaaaaaactgaagaaaagaaaagaataa GTGGTAAAAGCCCAGGTCAAGTTGTAGTTTTAGACCAAACAAAAGGAGACCAAGGCCACACTAGGACAGTTAGAAGGGGAAGGTTTGATAAA CCACAGATATTGAGGAACAAAGAGCGTATTATTCAAGAGAAAGTGAAATTCAGGGAATACAGGGGTAGAAAGGATATCTTGCCTTTTGAAAAGATGAAGGAACAGAGATTGCGAGAACACATGGTTCGGTTGGAAAGGATACGACGAGCTGTTGAACTGCGAAG gcgAAGAGAAATTGCGGAGCGAGAGCGGCGCGAGCGAGAGCGGATCCGGATAATGCACGAGAGAGAAGAGTgcctgcagagggagagggagcgACTGGAAATTGAGAGgcagaagctggagagggagaggatggaACGGGAGCGTTTGGAGAGAGAGCGTGTTCGGATTGAAcag GAACGTCGGAAAGAAGCGGAGCGAATCGCGCGGGAGAGGGAGGAGCtccggcggcagcagcagcagctccgcTATGAACAGGAGAAGAGGAATTCTTTGAAACGGCCACGGGATGTAGATCACAG GAGAGATGATCCTTACTGGAATGAGAGTAAGAAGATGGCTCTTGATACAGATGCACGTTTTGGCCATGGCTCAGACTACAGCCGCCAGCAGAACAGGTTCAATGACTTTGATCACAGAGAGCGAGGCCGATATCCAGAAAGCTCTTCTGTTCCATCATCTTCTTTTGATAG GCGAGATCGTTTTGTAAATCAAGGTGAGGCAAAAAAGACTCGCCCAACAGCACGAAGAGAAGAGCCAGGCTTTGAGAGGTACCCCAAGACCTTCAGTGAGTCCAGAAGAAATGAACCACCACAGGCAAGAAGCGAACTGCGGGACACGGACAGGCGCGAAGTGCGAGGAGACAGAGATGAGAGGAGAACGGTGATCATCCACGACAGACCAGAAATCCCACACGGCCGACACCCCAGAGAAACCGGCTCCAACCCACCTCGGCAAACGAACTGGAAGAGCGAGGGAAGCATAAGCACAGACAAACGGGATGGCAG AGGCGAGCGGCCGGAGCGCTCGGGAAGGGAAGTGTCCGGCCACGTGAGGGGAGCGCCTCCCGGGAGCCGCAGCAGCGCCTCTGGCTatggaggcagggaaggagaacGGGGCGTGATGGGAGAGAGAGGTGGAGGACAA CACTACAATGAGGACAGACACGTCGTGGAACGCCACAGTCGTGAAGCTGGACCAAGGAAAGAATGGCATGGACCTAGTTCTCAAGGAAGTGGCTATCATGACACAAGGAGAATGGGAGATGGCCGTGGAGGAGGGGGCATGATGGCTCCACATACAAG TAACTCTTCACCCATTAATAGAGTTGTACAGATCACAGGCAATTCCATGCAGAGGGGAAGTGGCTCAGGATTTAAGCCATTTAAAGGTGGACCTCCACGAAGATTCTAA